A region from the Anaerobacillus sp. CMMVII genome encodes:
- a CDS encoding carbohydrate ABC transporter permease: protein MVEDKSLGSKIFNVTNNTILAIIAFLTVIPFVHVIAASFATSAELAQKRFLLFPTVFSLDAYRYIFSTDTILKAMAISVFVTVVGTLWSMFMSTLTAYGLSRRDLVGRRQITFFIIFTMLFNGGMIPTFLVVQQTGLMNSLWALIIPVSINAFNMIILRSFFQNLPAGLEESAKIDGCSDFGILFRIVIPCSLPAIATISLFYAVTYWNTYMHAVLYISDSSKWPVQILLRQIVVLATGMNYDGANFTDVPPPEITIKMAVIVVATLPVLMVYPFIQKYFAKGALLGSVKG, encoded by the coding sequence ATGGTAGAAGATAAATCATTAGGCAGTAAAATATTTAATGTTACAAACAATACAATACTCGCAATCATTGCGTTTCTAACAGTTATCCCATTTGTACATGTAATTGCAGCGTCTTTTGCAACAAGTGCAGAACTAGCTCAGAAAAGGTTCCTGTTATTCCCGACGGTTTTTAGTTTAGATGCTTATCGTTATATTTTCTCAACAGATACTATTTTGAAGGCGATGGCAATTTCAGTATTCGTAACTGTTGTTGGTACTCTATGGAGTATGTTTATGTCTACACTTACGGCATATGGACTTTCACGTCGTGATTTAGTAGGTCGCAGACAAATTACATTCTTTATCATCTTTACGATGCTTTTCAACGGGGGGATGATCCCAACTTTCTTAGTAGTTCAACAAACGGGTTTAATGAATTCACTTTGGGCGTTAATTATCCCTGTCTCGATCAATGCTTTTAATATGATTATATTAAGAAGTTTCTTCCAAAACCTTCCTGCAGGTTTAGAAGAATCAGCAAAAATTGATGGATGTAGTGATTTTGGAATTCTATTTAGAATTGTTATCCCATGTTCATTACCAGCGATTGCAACAATCTCACTTTTCTATGCAGTTACGTATTGGAACACTTATATGCATGCAGTTCTATATATCAGTGACTCGTCGAAATGGCCAGTTCAAATTCTTTTACGACAAATTGTTGTACTAGCAACTGGAATGAACTATGATGGGGCCAACTTTACGGACGTGCCACCACCTGAAATTACAATTAAAATGGCGGTAATCGTGGTAGCTACCTTACCAGTACTCATGGTTTATCCATTCATTCAAAAGTATTTTGCAAAAGGTGCTCTTTTAGGATCGGTAAAAGGTTAA
- a CDS encoding sugar ABC transporter permease, translated as MENNVAVEKQVPPQSPKSEKRAELWRKIKKNKMIYLMITPGLLYFLIYKYVPMYGLIIAFQDYKPYQGISGSTWVGLKHFERLFTSADFGMIFKNTIILFGLQIFIYFPIPIILALMLNEVRKEFFKRSIQTLIYIPHFMSWVVIVSISYVMLTLDGGMVNGLLEFLGFKPINFLLSSEWFRPMYIIQVIWREAGWGTIIFLAAISAVDPSLYEAARMDGANRLQQMWHITIPAIKSVIIVLLILKVGDVLELGFEHIFLLLNAANREVGEIFDTYVYTAGLKQGQFSYSTAVGFFKGFVGLVLIMFANWAAKKAGEEGVY; from the coding sequence ATGGAAAATAATGTAGCAGTCGAAAAACAAGTTCCACCACAATCTCCAAAATCGGAAAAACGTGCCGAGTTATGGAGAAAAATTAAGAAGAATAAGATGATCTACTTAATGATTACTCCAGGACTTTTATATTTCTTAATCTATAAATATGTACCGATGTACGGATTAATCATTGCGTTTCAAGATTATAAACCTTATCAAGGTATCAGTGGTAGTACATGGGTTGGGTTAAAGCATTTTGAGAGACTATTTACAAGTGCAGATTTCGGAATGATCTTTAAGAATACGATAATATTATTTGGACTCCAAATATTTATTTATTTCCCAATACCAATCATTTTAGCGTTAATGCTAAATGAAGTAAGAAAAGAATTTTTCAAAAGAAGTATCCAAACATTAATCTATATTCCTCATTTTATGTCTTGGGTTGTAATCGTTTCCATTAGTTATGTAATGTTAACGTTAGATGGCGGGATGGTTAATGGACTATTAGAATTTTTAGGTTTTAAACCGATAAACTTCCTACTAAGCTCTGAATGGTTTAGACCGATGTATATCATTCAAGTAATTTGGCGTGAAGCTGGTTGGGGAACAATCATTTTCCTAGCGGCAATCTCAGCTGTTGATCCATCTCTTTATGAAGCAGCAAGAATGGATGGAGCGAACCGCCTTCAACAAATGTGGCACATTACAATTCCAGCGATTAAGAGTGTTATTATCGTTCTATTAATCTTAAAAGTTGGAGATGTTTTAGAATTAGGTTTTGAACACATCTTCTTATTATTAAATGCAGCAAATCGTGAAGTAGGGGAAATTTTTGACACGTATGTATATACAGCTGGTTTAAAGCAAGGGCAGTTTAGTTACAGTACCGCAGTAGGATTTTTCAAAGGCTTTGTAGGTCTAGTATTAATCATGTTTGCTAACTGGGCAGCGAAAAAAGCTGGAGAAGAAGGCGTTTACTAA
- a CDS encoding alpha/beta hydrolase, with the protein MSKLLWKDGAPKVSGAMDEEVPILTPFIVEGEAKSAGMIVCPGGGYHHRALHEGAPICKWLNSLGISAFLLDYRVAPSKHPAPLLDAKRAIRYVRYHAPNWNIDKDKIGILGFSAGGHLAATAGTQFDLGNQNAVDPVERESSRPNVLVLCYPVISFVENYHQGSVVNLLGEGSTEEERIVLSAEKQVKETTPPTFLWHTADDRSVPVENSLAFAKALSTHNILFELHIFQSGRHGLGLAEADSHVASWSRICSSWLRGQGFR; encoded by the coding sequence ATGTCAAAACTACTTTGGAAAGATGGTGCTCCCAAAGTGTCTGGAGCAATGGATGAGGAGGTACCGATACTTACTCCATTTATAGTAGAAGGAGAAGCGAAATCTGCAGGAATGATTGTTTGCCCAGGGGGAGGTTATCACCATAGAGCGTTACATGAGGGGGCACCAATTTGTAAGTGGTTAAATAGTCTTGGAATTTCTGCATTTCTACTTGACTACAGAGTTGCCCCTTCTAAACATCCAGCTCCATTATTGGACGCAAAGCGCGCGATCCGTTATGTCCGGTACCATGCTCCTAATTGGAATATTGATAAAGATAAGATAGGTATTTTAGGCTTTTCTGCAGGTGGTCATTTAGCGGCAACTGCCGGAACACAGTTTGATTTAGGAAATCAGAATGCTGTAGATCCAGTTGAGAGGGAAAGTTCTAGACCTAATGTATTAGTCTTGTGCTATCCAGTAATTTCATTTGTTGAAAATTATCATCAAGGATCAGTCGTCAATTTACTAGGTGAAGGAAGTACTGAAGAAGAGCGCATTGTATTATCAGCGGAAAAACAAGTGAAGGAGACTACGCCACCAACTTTTCTATGGCACACTGCAGATGATCGATCAGTTCCAGTTGAGAACAGCTTGGCATTTGCTAAGGCTCTAAGTACTCATAACATTCTGTTTGAGTTACATATCTTTCAAAGTGGTAGACATGGGTTGGGACTAGCGGAGGCTGATTCACATGTCGCAAGTTGGTCAAGGATTTGTAGTTCTTGGTTGAGAGGACAAGGCTTTAGATAA
- a CDS encoding extracellular solute-binding protein — protein MNVLKNKKFMTLFTTLTLFVLLLAACGKNESATNTNTEGNADGTPAEEAPFEISIMMNLHTPEVPSDRIKKMVEEATNTVLDIQFVPDANFSDRLNTAFATGTLPMVVPMNFQTFNQFKDAIRDDQFWEVGAYLDEYPNLSKLKPEILENTKVDGKIYSLYQGRPLSRQGFIYRKDWADNLGIETPKTTAEFFEMAKAFTENDPNGSGRKDTIGITDRSDLVYGAFKTIASWHGVPNDFGIQDGQILPEFMFPQYMDTLKYMRDLHSNGYMNQDFPVTSKNDQQALFKNGTAGIYVGSMPDVNSLYNDTVALNPDVVFDVHNYIEGPHGEYGIWSIPGFGSVVMFPKSSVKTEAELRRILSFYDQLMTPEVANILIRGVEGEHYEAIDGRAKVLDQTLFDNEVRPYLSLEIGEPETNGRYDAYFSYDVQLKALELQAENESYLITNPTLTLDSDTFVLDGPRLYQIIEDATIKFILGQLDEAGFEKAVDNWKSQGGDKIIEEFTASYKAAN, from the coding sequence ATGAACGTATTGAAAAACAAGAAGTTTATGACACTTTTCACAACACTAACACTTTTCGTACTATTGTTAGCTGCATGTGGAAAAAATGAAAGCGCTACAAACACGAATACAGAGGGTAATGCTGATGGTACTCCTGCAGAGGAAGCACCATTTGAAATTTCAATCATGATGAACCTTCATACACCTGAAGTTCCTAGTGATAGAATTAAAAAGATGGTAGAAGAAGCAACAAACACAGTACTAGATATTCAATTTGTTCCAGATGCTAACTTTAGTGACCGTTTAAATACTGCATTTGCAACAGGAACTTTACCGATGGTAGTTCCAATGAACTTCCAAACATTTAATCAGTTTAAAGATGCAATCCGTGATGATCAATTTTGGGAAGTTGGAGCTTATCTTGATGAGTATCCAAACTTAAGCAAGTTAAAGCCAGAGATCTTAGAAAACACGAAAGTAGATGGAAAAATCTATTCTTTATATCAAGGAAGACCGTTATCTCGTCAAGGATTTATTTACCGTAAAGACTGGGCTGACAATCTTGGAATTGAAACACCAAAAACAACTGCTGAGTTCTTTGAAATGGCGAAAGCTTTCACTGAGAACGATCCAAACGGATCAGGCAGAAAAGATACAATCGGGATTACTGACCGTAGTGACTTAGTATATGGTGCATTTAAAACAATTGCTTCTTGGCATGGTGTACCAAATGACTTCGGAATTCAAGATGGTCAAATTTTACCTGAGTTTATGTTTCCGCAATATATGGACACTTTAAAGTATATGAGAGATCTTCACTCAAACGGTTACATGAACCAAGATTTCCCTGTAACTAGTAAGAATGATCAACAAGCATTATTCAAAAATGGAACTGCAGGTATTTATGTAGGTTCAATGCCAGATGTTAACAGCTTATATAATGATACTGTAGCTTTAAACCCAGACGTAGTATTTGATGTTCATAACTACATTGAAGGGCCACATGGAGAGTATGGAATTTGGTCTATCCCTGGATTTGGTAGTGTTGTAATGTTCCCGAAATCTTCTGTTAAAACAGAAGCTGAATTAAGAAGAATTCTTTCATTCTATGATCAGTTAATGACTCCAGAAGTAGCTAACATCTTAATTAGAGGTGTTGAAGGCGAACATTATGAAGCAATCGATGGAAGAGCTAAAGTTCTTGATCAAACTCTATTCGACAACGAAGTTAGACCTTACCTTTCACTTGAAATTGGTGAGCCTGAAACAAATGGTCGTTATGATGCTTACTTCTCATACGATGTTCAATTAAAAGCTCTTGAATTACAAGCTGAAAATGAGTCTTATTTAATCACTAACCCAACATTAACACTTGACTCTGATACGTTTGTATTAGATGGCCCAAGATTATATCAAATTATTGAAGATGCTACAATTAAGTTCATTCTTGGACAACTTGACGAAGCTGGATTTGAAAAAGCAGTTGATAACTGGAAATCACAAGGCGGAGACAAAATTATTGAAGAATTCACAGCATCTTATAAAGCTGCTAACTAA
- a CDS encoding glycoside hydrolase 43 family protein, with product MKTKSEISQVDHKVWSADLGNGYYQNPILHADYSDPDVIRVGEEFFMVSSSFNMSPCLPILHSKDLVNWKIVNHVCDKLPFESYDKPRHGDGVWAPSIRYHDGFYWVFFGAPDEGVFMSKTKDPFGEWSPLHLVKEVKGWIDTCPFWDEDGQAYLVNAFAKSRIGFKSILHVSKMKPDGTALLDEGVHVFDGNLHHETIEGPKMYKRNGYYYIFAPAGGVPTGWQTILRSKSIYGPYEDKIVLHQGSTDINGPHQGGWVELENGENWFIHFQDKGAYGRITHLQPMSWENDWPVMGDNVDENGIGEPVTRWKKPTTIQQEITVPQVNDEFDGNTLGLQWQWRANQKVEWYKIGENESQLRLFATPLPEGVETLYDAGQILTQKLPALTFTATTSVTFTPESSEDCSGLMMFGLKYAGVMLKKSDAGLSLVHFTGENNGNTTSEIEEIVDQLDVETVFLRIEVAEGAQCQFSYSIDGENFKSIEQRFIATEGKWIGAQLGIFCINRGENASSGYADFDWFRVSK from the coding sequence GTGAAAACGAAATCTGAAATTTCTCAGGTAGATCATAAGGTTTGGTCAGCTGACCTTGGTAATGGATACTATCAAAATCCAATATTACATGCTGATTATTCAGATCCCGATGTCATTCGTGTCGGTGAAGAATTCTTTATGGTTTCTTCCAGCTTTAATATGTCGCCTTGTTTACCAATCTTGCATTCAAAGGACTTAGTAAATTGGAAAATAGTTAACCATGTTTGTGATAAGTTGCCTTTTGAAAGTTACGATAAACCACGACATGGTGATGGTGTTTGGGCTCCTAGTATTCGCTATCATGACGGTTTTTATTGGGTATTCTTTGGGGCTCCTGATGAAGGCGTCTTTATGAGTAAAACGAAAGATCCATTTGGTGAGTGGTCACCACTACATTTAGTAAAAGAAGTAAAAGGTTGGATTGATACCTGTCCGTTCTGGGATGAAGACGGTCAAGCGTATTTAGTTAATGCATTTGCTAAAAGTAGAATTGGTTTTAAAAGTATCTTACATGTAAGTAAAATGAAGCCTGATGGAACAGCGCTACTAGACGAAGGTGTTCATGTATTTGATGGAAATTTGCATCATGAAACGATCGAAGGTCCAAAAATGTATAAGAGAAATGGGTATTATTACATTTTTGCCCCTGCTGGTGGAGTTCCAACAGGTTGGCAGACAATTTTGCGCTCCAAGTCCATTTATGGTCCTTATGAAGATAAAATTGTCCTCCATCAAGGAAGCACTGATATCAACGGTCCACATCAAGGTGGGTGGGTCGAGCTAGAAAATGGAGAAAATTGGTTTATTCATTTTCAAGATAAAGGTGCCTATGGGAGAATCACTCATTTACAACCGATGAGTTGGGAGAATGACTGGCCAGTCATGGGGGACAATGTTGATGAAAACGGGATCGGTGAACCGGTTACACGTTGGAAGAAACCAACTACTATACAACAAGAAATCACAGTGCCGCAGGTGAATGATGAATTTGACGGAAATACGTTAGGACTTCAATGGCAGTGGCGCGCAAATCAAAAAGTTGAATGGTATAAGATCGGTGAAAACGAAAGCCAATTACGACTTTTTGCCACTCCGTTACCAGAAGGTGTCGAAACTCTATATGATGCAGGACAAATCTTAACACAAAAGCTGCCAGCACTTACCTTTACGGCAACTACCAGTGTCACATTTACGCCTGAAAGTAGTGAGGACTGCAGTGGCTTGATGATGTTCGGTTTGAAATACGCAGGAGTGATGCTGAAAAAATCGGATGCGGGCTTGTCTTTAGTTCATTTTACCGGTGAGAATAACGGAAACACAACCTCTGAAATAGAAGAAATAGTAGACCAACTTGATGTAGAGACGGTTTTTTTACGAATTGAAGTAGCTGAAGGTGCTCAATGCCAATTTAGCTATAGTATTGATGGTGAGAATTTCAAATCGATTGAACAACGCTTTATTGCAACTGAAGGAAAATGGATTGGCGCTCAACTTGGAATTTTCTGTATAAATAGAGGGGAGAATGCAAGCTCAGGTTATGCTGACTTTGATTGGTTTAGAGTAAGTAAATAA
- a CDS encoding family 43 glycosylhydrolase, whose product MVGEIVVDNAETFLNPILKGNYADPSIIRVEDHYYMVNTSYKYLPGLIIWHSKNLIDWKPIGTALEHFNGDVWAPDFVYYEGMYYIYFPAEKTNWVVTATDPKGPWSKPINLNTKHIDPGHVVGPDKKRYLHLSGGHMVQLSEDGLSVVGDVQHVYEPWKYPKEWEVEAFSPEGPKLTFHNGYYYLTLAVGGTAGPPTSHMVASSRSKTPWGPWEHSPYNPITKTKTKEERFWSQGHGTLIDTPSGEWWMVYHAYENGFHTLGRQTLLLPIEWTENGWYKVPEGIKADQPLRKPLGETGTHGFPTKDRFEEKRIGLHWQTNGEVDEQRYSIKNGALNIKGDSTGGVSPLLYMAQDKSYEVEVDVSVEEAVEGKFMLYYNENSYFGLSVTVEGIQHFRTFKKYKVVPYDGDTVRLRIRNDHHIVSFYYLNETGRWTKYDKVLDASGFHHNTFGGFLSLRIGLDATGDGLVKFQNFEYREL is encoded by the coding sequence ATGGTTGGCGAAATAGTTGTAGATAATGCCGAAACATTTCTTAACCCTATTCTTAAAGGGAACTATGCGGATCCTTCAATTATTCGTGTCGAGGATCACTATTATATGGTCAACACATCTTACAAATATCTACCGGGATTAATAATATGGCATTCTAAAAATCTTATCGATTGGAAGCCAATTGGTACCGCACTTGAGCATTTTAATGGAGATGTTTGGGCTCCTGACTTTGTTTATTATGAAGGAATGTATTATATCTATTTTCCAGCAGAGAAAACAAATTGGGTAGTTACGGCAACAGATCCCAAAGGCCCATGGAGTAAACCAATTAATCTGAATACAAAACATATTGATCCTGGCCATGTAGTTGGTCCAGATAAGAAGCGATACCTGCATTTATCTGGAGGACATATGGTGCAACTATCAGAAGATGGGCTATCAGTAGTTGGAGACGTACAGCATGTCTATGAACCTTGGAAATACCCAAAAGAATGGGAAGTTGAAGCTTTTAGTCCAGAAGGTCCAAAGTTAACTTTTCATAACGGGTACTACTACTTAACTCTAGCTGTCGGTGGTACAGCTGGTCCACCGACGAGTCACATGGTTGCTAGCTCTCGTTCGAAAACTCCCTGGGGACCATGGGAACATTCGCCATACAATCCGATCACCAAAACGAAAACAAAAGAAGAGCGCTTTTGGTCACAAGGTCATGGCACATTGATCGATACTCCTTCAGGAGAGTGGTGGATGGTTTATCACGCTTATGAAAATGGCTTTCATACACTAGGCCGGCAAACATTGCTTTTACCAATAGAATGGACAGAGAACGGTTGGTATAAAGTTCCAGAAGGGATAAAAGCTGATCAACCGCTCCGAAAGCCATTGGGAGAAACAGGAACTCACGGTTTTCCAACCAAAGATCGTTTTGAAGAAAAAAGAATAGGTTTACATTGGCAAACCAATGGTGAAGTAGATGAACAACGCTATTCGATTAAGAATGGGGCGCTAAATATTAAAGGGGACAGTACTGGGGGTGTTTCACCACTGCTGTATATGGCACAAGATAAGTCATATGAGGTTGAAGTTGATGTTTCAGTTGAAGAAGCTGTTGAAGGAAAGTTTATGTTGTATTACAACGAAAATTCATATTTTGGACTTTCCGTCACTGTAGAAGGAATTCAGCATTTTCGGACATTTAAAAAGTATAAAGTAGTCCCTTATGATGGTGACACGGTTAGATTAAGAATTAGAAATGATCATCATATTGTTTCATTTTATTATTTAAATGAAACAGGAAGATGGACCAAATATGATAAAGTTCTAGACGCTTCAGGGTTTCATCATAATACTTTTGGCGGTTTCCTAAGCTTAAGGATTGGCTTAGATGCTACTGGAGATGGACTCGTAAAATTTCAAAACTTTGAATATAGGGAATTATAG
- a CDS encoding S9 family peptidase, with translation MNKQELRNRLYSLLGELPARETQIQISVIAVEENEHYKLEKLLLDLNGLELVPAYFLKPLHSDNKKLPTILFNHSHGGKFHLGKEELTSGNSYLYTPAFGIELTKMGYAVLCIDAWGFGERSTRTESSLFKEMLWKGQVLWGMRVFDSIRALDYLQTRSDVDGERIGTMGMSMGGIMTWWLAALDTRIKWCVDVCGLADFQALIETDSLDKHGFYFYVPRLLKYFSTAEINSLIAPRPHLSVAGIHDKLIPVSGLERIEPILKQIYENEGKPQNWSLKMFDCGHEENKEMREEIVRFLKRNF, from the coding sequence ATGAACAAACAAGAGCTTCGCAACAGACTCTACTCCTTGCTGGGAGAACTTCCAGCAAGAGAGACACAAATTCAAATTAGTGTAATCGCAGTAGAAGAAAATGAGCATTACAAACTTGAGAAATTATTATTAGATTTAAACGGATTAGAATTGGTTCCAGCCTATTTTTTGAAACCATTACATAGTGATAATAAAAAGCTACCGACAATATTATTTAATCATTCACATGGTGGTAAATTTCATCTGGGAAAAGAAGAGCTAACTTCGGGAAATAGTTATTTATACACGCCTGCTTTTGGGATTGAATTAACCAAAATGGGCTATGCTGTTCTTTGTATCGATGCCTGGGGCTTTGGAGAAAGAAGTACTCGTACAGAAAGCTCTCTTTTTAAAGAAATGCTCTGGAAGGGGCAAGTTTTATGGGGCATGAGAGTATTTGATAGTATTAGAGCACTTGATTATTTACAAACCCGTTCTGATGTTGATGGTGAAAGAATAGGAACCATGGGAATGTCCATGGGTGGTATTATGACTTGGTGGTTAGCTGCTTTAGATACTAGAATTAAGTGGTGCGTTGATGTTTGCGGTTTAGCTGATTTCCAAGCTTTAATTGAAACGGATAGCCTGGATAAACATGGTTTTTACTTTTATGTTCCAAGATTGTTAAAATACTTTTCAACTGCTGAAATTAATTCTCTAATTGCTCCACGTCCACATTTAAGTGTCGCTGGTATTCACGATAAACTAATTCCAGTTTCAGGATTAGAACGAATCGAACCGATCTTAAAACAAATTTATGAAAATGAAGGAAAACCTCAAAACTGGAGTCTCAAAATGTTTGACTGTGGACACGAAGAAAATAAAGAAATGCGAGAAGAAATTGTTCGATTTCTCAAAAGAAACTTTTAA
- a CDS encoding glycoside hydrolase family 28 protein, producing the protein MIFFDITKYGAIGDNATDNTEAIANAINECAASGGGTVYIPAGTYVTGPIHLKSNITLYLESGALVLFDTNFDVYAPVQTRWSGYECYGYSPLIYGNGLKNVAIKGHGTFDGQGSAWWKVYHQIKNGEIYSSSRTKEIAELNKNVLSDPNTNLVEWESQFLRPALLQLFNCENVTLEGITLQNSPFWNTHLVYCNHVNVSKVTIENPWDTPNGDGLDIDSCSNVRVSDCHFDVGDDCLCLKSGINEDGRRVGKPTENVTITNCTMIHGHGGVVMGSENSGGIKNVTISNCVFIGTDRGIRLKTNRARGAYMKNILINNIYMENVFCAFAINSFYRYGVDVNDPLMNAPEAIPVTEKTPKIEHIKISNVTAKECRAAAAFIYGLPEMPIEDVSLSNVTFEMTTDPNEEGGEPDMVKDEIIMAGEGIYCKHVNGIEFHRVRVETRQGPALTMEEVVDVDIDNVVMKKTHEATPVVKLNKVDNVTINGRQSQIYSETYLEVENSSNGTIYR; encoded by the coding sequence ATGATTTTTTTCGATATAACAAAGTACGGAGCAATAGGGGATAATGCAACAGACAATACAGAGGCAATTGCAAATGCAATCAATGAGTGTGCAGCTAGTGGTGGTGGTACTGTTTATATTCCAGCAGGAACATACGTAACTGGTCCGATACATCTTAAAAGTAATATCACTTTGTATCTAGAATCAGGTGCGTTGGTATTATTTGATACAAATTTTGATGTATATGCTCCAGTACAAACAAGATGGTCTGGGTACGAGTGTTACGGCTATTCACCATTAATATACGGAAATGGCTTAAAAAATGTAGCAATTAAGGGACATGGTACCTTTGACGGTCAAGGATCTGCATGGTGGAAAGTTTACCACCAAATTAAAAATGGAGAAATTTATTCTTCTTCTAGAACAAAAGAAATTGCCGAATTAAATAAAAATGTGCTTTCTGATCCAAATACAAATTTAGTAGAATGGGAGTCGCAATTTTTACGCCCAGCATTACTTCAATTGTTTAATTGTGAGAATGTTACTTTGGAAGGAATTACATTACAGAATTCGCCATTTTGGAATACGCATCTCGTATATTGTAACCATGTAAACGTAAGTAAAGTGACAATCGAAAATCCATGGGACACTCCAAATGGTGACGGGTTAGACATTGATTCTTGCTCAAATGTAAGAGTTTCAGATTGCCATTTTGATGTAGGGGATGATTGCCTATGTTTAAAGTCCGGAATTAATGAGGATGGCAGAAGAGTTGGAAAACCGACTGAGAATGTAACGATTACGAATTGTACAATGATTCACGGACATGGTGGCGTTGTTATGGGGAGTGAAAACTCAGGTGGAATTAAAAACGTAACAATCTCTAACTGCGTATTTATCGGCACTGATCGTGGAATTCGTTTAAAAACTAATCGAGCTCGTGGAGCATACATGAAAAATATCCTAATCAACAATATTTACATGGAAAATGTATTTTGCGCTTTTGCGATTAACTCGTTCTATCGTTACGGGGTAGATGTTAATGATCCACTAATGAATGCACCAGAAGCTATACCGGTCACTGAAAAAACACCAAAAATTGAACATATAAAAATTAGTAATGTCACAGCAAAAGAATGTCGTGCTGCAGCAGCCTTCATCTATGGTCTTCCAGAGATGCCAATTGAAGATGTTTCATTGAGCAATGTAACCTTTGAAATGACAACTGATCCAAATGAGGAAGGTGGAGAACCTGATATGGTGAAGGACGAAATCATCATGGCAGGAGAAGGGATATATTGTAAGCATGTGAATGGTATTGAATTCCACCGTGTTCGTGTTGAAACTCGCCAAGGTCCTGCATTAACGATGGAAGAAGTAGTAGATGTTGATATTGACAATGTTGTCATGAAAAAGACACACGAAGCAACACCGGTTGTTAAGCTTAATAAAGTCGATAATGTAACAATCAACGGCCGTCAATCACAAATCTATTCTGAAACATATTTGGAAGTAGAGAATAGTAGCAACGGTACGATCTACCGCTAA